A window from Flavobacterium sp. 83 encodes these proteins:
- a CDS encoding geranylgeranylglyceryl/heptaprenylglyceryl phosphate synthase: MKQNIYNQLLQGKLGNKKMLAILLDPDKVDLNTVEILIEKINQSPATHVFVGGSIVENNILSELIQKIKQDCQLPVVLFPGNPSQISDLADAILFLSLISGRNPDYLIEHQVKAAPILKQTQLEIISTGYILIESGTETAVERVSKTKPLDRNNPELALATAQAGEMLGNKLVYLEAGSGAKQAVPLKMIELVSQNIEIPLLVGGGIVDLQGIQNAYDSGADLVIIGTAFENDMNFFK; the protein is encoded by the coding sequence ATGAAGCAAAATATTTACAATCAACTACTCCAAGGCAAGTTAGGAAACAAAAAGATGTTGGCCATTCTTCTGGATCCCGATAAAGTCGATTTGAATACTGTAGAAATTTTAATTGAAAAAATAAACCAATCACCTGCAACTCATGTTTTTGTTGGCGGAAGCATCGTTGAAAACAATATTCTTAGCGAATTAATACAAAAGATTAAACAAGACTGCCAGTTGCCGGTTGTTCTTTTTCCCGGAAATCCATCTCAAATTTCAGATCTAGCCGATGCTATTTTATTTCTATCTCTGATATCAGGAAGAAATCCAGATTATTTAATAGAACATCAAGTAAAAGCGGCTCCTATTTTAAAACAAACTCAACTCGAAATCATTTCCACAGGATATATTTTAATCGAAAGCGGAACAGAAACAGCTGTAGAACGCGTAAGTAAAACCAAACCTTTAGATAGGAATAATCCCGAATTGGCATTGGCAACGGCACAAGCAGGCGAAATGTTAGGCAATAAGTTGGTTTATCTGGAAGCGGGAAGTGGTGCAAAACAAGCCGTCCCGTTAAAAATGATTGAATTAGTTTCTCAAAATATTGAAATACCATTACTTGTTGGCGGTGGTATAGTAGATTTGCAAGGAATTCAAAATGCATATGATTCGGGTGCCGATTTAGTCATAATAGGGACAGCTTTTGAAAATGACATGAACTTTTTTAAATAA
- the pnuC gene encoding nicotinamide riboside transporter PnuC yields MFEYLFSQYREYPTIDIVLEIIAVLFGLLSVWYAKKDDILVFPTGLVSTFIYVYLLWKWTLWGDMMINGYYFIMSIYGWYHWTRKKGNIVEYPISKISNYEKRISIIIFIFTIVFVVSVYHYFDKFTTWYAFVDTFLTGVFFIGMWLMAKRKIENWIFWIIGDVISIPLYFAKGFTFTSFQYIIFTIVAVYGYLEWKKNLYNTNSPELPKL; encoded by the coding sequence ATGTTTGAATATTTGTTTTCTCAATATCGAGAGTATCCTACGATTGATATAGTTTTAGAAATTATAGCAGTGCTATTTGGTTTATTAAGTGTTTGGTATGCCAAAAAAGATGATATTTTGGTTTTTCCAACCGGATTAGTGAGTACATTTATTTATGTTTACTTGTTGTGGAAATGGACTTTATGGGGTGATATGATGATCAATGGTTATTATTTTATAATGAGTATTTATGGTTGGTACCATTGGACACGGAAGAAAGGAAACATTGTCGAATACCCAATTTCAAAAATTTCCAATTATGAAAAACGAATTTCCATAATTATTTTTATATTTACAATTGTATTTGTAGTTTCAGTTTATCACTATTTTGATAAGTTCACTACTTGGTATGCTTTCGTTGATACCTTTTTAACAGGTGTTTTCTTTATAGGGATGTGGTTAATGGCAAAAAGAAAAATCGAGAATTGGATATTTTGGATTATTGGAGATGTCATTTCTATTCCTCTATATTTCGCAAAAGGTTTTACCTTTACAAGTTTTCAATATATAATATTCACAATTGTTGCCGTTTATGGCTATTTAGAATGGAAAAAAAACTTATACAATACCAACAGTCCGGAATTACCAAAATTGTAA
- a CDS encoding DUF4301 family protein, which yields MEKKLIQYQQSGITKIVKIALFGPESTGKTTLAKQLAEYYKTEWVPEFARDYLQEKWDINQGVCDIDDMLPIAYGQIKLENEFLSTANGYLFCDTNLMVTKVFSEVYYNYCNPLLNQAALEHEYDLFFLTDIDLPWEKDDLRDDSKERKLMFNAFKQSLIENKKPFITLSGDKISRLNKAISIIDNLTEAKKIGFSSIDFVQIYENEVSLENIKLQLNFFRNGIVKSNLVKPATLLDGILKLSESDFQEKAVFFDENKSNFKLEKFVPASGAATRMFKFLITFMKDYDIENDTINGYINKNKDLELSIFIVGLEKFPFFKTIDKKLREEFPNFESLERDYKNYYFIQLLLAKNHFDFSSKPKGALPFHKNQKKIVTPVEEHLDECIFYTNSNNSSNLHFTVSETHFGQFESIIDKLKDGFETKSKTAINVNYSCQNKKTDTIAVDFENNPFRDENGRLFFRPGGHGALIENLNQLDSDIVFIKNIDNVIQNNVEKTGIYKKALAGILIELQQQIFKYLQAFDDGEIQEENMDEILLFLKEKLNIRISDEFRKFTFENKVIEIQSVLNKPIRVCGMVKNEGEAGGGPFWVKDYEGGISLQIVESSQVDRLNENQNKILNASTHFNPVDLVCGIKNYKNEKYDLVQFVDHNSGFIVEKTAFGRDVKSYELPGLWNGAMKNWITIFVQVPLITFNPVKSVNDLLKTAHQPEKIEKRKNNNRIRS from the coding sequence ATGGAAAAAAAACTTATACAATACCAACAGTCCGGAATTACCAAAATTGTAAAAATCGCCCTTTTTGGTCCTGAAAGTACGGGTAAAACTACATTAGCAAAACAGCTTGCGGAATATTACAAAACAGAATGGGTTCCCGAATTTGCTCGAGACTATCTTCAAGAAAAGTGGGATATAAATCAAGGTGTTTGCGATATTGATGATATGTTACCAATTGCTTATGGTCAGATAAAATTAGAAAATGAATTTTTATCTACAGCCAATGGATATCTTTTTTGTGATACTAATTTAATGGTTACCAAGGTGTTTTCAGAAGTGTATTATAACTATTGCAATCCCTTATTAAACCAAGCAGCTCTTGAACATGAATATGATTTGTTTTTTCTGACTGATATTGATCTTCCGTGGGAGAAAGACGACTTAAGAGATGATTCCAAAGAAAGAAAATTGATGTTTAATGCTTTCAAGCAATCTTTAATAGAAAACAAAAAGCCATTTATTACTCTTTCTGGAGATAAAATTTCACGATTAAACAAAGCTATTTCAATCATTGATAATTTGACAGAAGCCAAAAAAATAGGTTTCTCATCTATTGATTTTGTTCAAATTTATGAAAATGAAGTTTCATTGGAAAACATCAAACTACAATTGAATTTCTTTAGAAATGGAATAGTAAAGAGTAATCTGGTAAAACCAGCAACTTTATTAGACGGAATTTTAAAATTATCTGAAAGTGATTTTCAAGAGAAAGCAGTTTTTTTTGATGAAAACAAATCAAATTTTAAACTGGAAAAATTTGTACCTGCTTCTGGAGCGGCAACCAGAATGTTTAAGTTTTTGATCACTTTCATGAAAGATTATGATATTGAAAATGATACAATTAATGGATATATAAATAAAAATAAAGATCTTGAGCTTTCAATTTTTATTGTAGGTTTAGAAAAATTCCCATTTTTTAAGACAATTGACAAGAAGCTTAGAGAAGAATTTCCTAATTTTGAATCTCTTGAGAGAGATTATAAAAACTATTATTTCATACAATTACTTTTAGCTAAAAATCATTTCGATTTTTCAAGCAAACCTAAAGGGGCATTGCCTTTCCATAAAAACCAAAAAAAAATCGTAACGCCAGTCGAAGAACATCTTGATGAATGCATTTTCTATACAAATTCAAATAATAGTTCAAATTTGCATTTTACGGTTTCTGAAACCCATTTTGGACAATTTGAAAGCATTATTGATAAACTTAAAGATGGCTTTGAAACAAAATCAAAAACAGCAATAAATGTAAACTATTCTTGTCAGAATAAGAAAACAGACACCATTGCAGTTGATTTTGAGAACAACCCTTTTAGAGATGAAAATGGGAGGTTATTTTTTAGACCAGGAGGTCATGGTGCGTTAATAGAAAATTTGAATCAATTGGATTCAGATATTGTATTTATTAAAAATATCGATAACGTAATTCAGAATAATGTTGAAAAAACTGGAATATATAAAAAAGCATTAGCAGGAATTTTAATTGAATTACAACAACAAATATTTAAATATTTGCAGGCGTTTGATGATGGAGAAATTCAAGAAGAAAACATGGATGAAATTCTTCTTTTTTTGAAGGAAAAATTAAATATCAGAATTTCAGATGAATTCCGAAAGTTTACTTTTGAGAATAAAGTTATCGAAATACAATCCGTTTTAAACAAACCCATAAGAGTTTGTGGGATGGTTAAAAATGAGGGTGAAGCAGGTGGAGGTCCTTTTTGGGTAAAAGACTATGAAGGAGGTATTTCGTTACAAATCGTAGAAAGTTCACAAGTTGACAGGTTGAATGAAAATCAAAATAAAATTCTAAATGCATCTACACATTTTAACCCTGTAGATTTAGTTTGTGGGATAAAAAATTACAAAAATGAGAAGTATGATTTGGTTCAGTTTGTAGATCATAATAGCGGATTTATAGTCGAGAAAACTGCTTTTGGAAGAGATGTTAAATCATATGAATTGCCGGGATTATGGAATGGTGCCATGAAAAACTGGATCACCATATTTGTTCAGGTTCCTTTAATCACGTTTAATCCCGTGAAAAGTGTAAATGATTTATTAAAAACGGCACACCAACCTGAAAAAATTGAAAAGAGAAAAAATAATAACCGAATTAGGTCTTAA
- the arfB gene encoding alternative ribosome rescue aminoacyl-tRNA hydrolase ArfB: protein MKREKIITELGLKAVRSSGAGGQNVNKVSSKVVLTFDLKNSQALTEEEKLLLETKLSSRLTTDLVLILNCDEDRSQLKNKEIVIKRFLQIITNGLIIPKERKATKIPKSIIRKRIKDKKNVSEIKKNRKRPSLD from the coding sequence TTGAAAAGAGAAAAAATAATAACCGAATTAGGTCTTAAAGCTGTTCGGAGTAGTGGTGCCGGCGGACAAAATGTAAATAAGGTTTCTTCTAAGGTAGTCTTAACTTTTGATTTGAAAAATTCTCAAGCATTGACCGAAGAAGAGAAATTGTTGCTTGAAACTAAATTGTCTTCGAGGCTAACAACGGATTTGGTTTTGATTTTGAACTGTGATGAAGATCGAAGTCAACTTAAAAACAAAGAAATTGTAATCAAACGATTTTTACAAATTATAACTAACGGGTTAATTATTCCTAAAGAACGAAAGGCTACTAAAATTCCAAAGTCAATTATCCGAAAGCGAATAAAAGATAAAAAAAATGTTTCTGAAATCAAGAAAAACAGAAAGAGACCTAGTCTAGATTAG
- a CDS encoding TonB-dependent receptor, protein MNTLFYFIGRKGENTHSTKTKPSNLVLIRLLSIIFSLFSVVSFSQVKDTTKVNQLDEVLVSAVRVTSKTPVSFSNLDKKEIKFRNLGQDIPILMNYLPSVVTTSDAGNGVGYTGIRVRGSDATRVNVTINGIPYNDSESHGTYWVNMPDFASSVESLQLQRGVGTSTNGAGAFGASLNMLTDSYSDKPSGEISNSFGSFNTQKHTVKFSTGLMNDHFEIAGRLSALKSDGYVDRGASDLKSYFLQGTYVGKTTLIKALAFGGKEKTYQSWNGIDEATLNSDRTFNSSGIFTDELGNVRYYNNETDNYQQDHYQLHWNEKVSSNWSTNLAFHYTKGKGYYENYKEDANFSDYGLQPVGVLTTTDLIRQKWLDNDFYGTTFSANYATEKLDVIFGGGYNKYEGSHFGKVIWARYASQSELGDHYYDDFATKTDGNVFAKANYQITDGISLFGDLQLRNVHYKADSYETGSVNDNFNFFNPKAGLNFDINSKNKLYFSYARANREPNRTDYEGGNAKPEKLNDFELGWRYASDKVKFNSNVYYMAYKDQLILTGKLDDVGSPIRSNSEKSYRLGLEVDATIAVSEQFIIRPNFTLSANKNIDLAVEGENYGTTDIAYSPSVIVGNILVYKPIENFQISWMQKFVGKQYMNNIELPAAKLADYFVNDLNIAYEIKPKSVFKSIIVTGLINNVLDKKYVSNGYMWDVYPYYYPQAGINFLVGLTLKF, encoded by the coding sequence ATGAACACTTTATTTTATTTTATTGGCCGCAAAGGCGAAAACACACACAGCACAAAGACGAAACCTTCTAACCTAGTATTAATTCGTCTGTTATCTATTATCTTTTCTCTATTTTCTGTAGTCTCTTTTTCTCAAGTAAAAGACACCACAAAAGTAAACCAACTGGATGAAGTCTTGGTTTCGGCAGTTCGTGTTACTTCAAAAACACCAGTTAGTTTTAGTAATTTGGACAAAAAAGAAATCAAGTTTCGAAACTTAGGACAAGACATTCCCATTTTGATGAATTATTTGCCTTCAGTTGTCACGACATCTGATGCTGGAAATGGAGTGGGGTATACTGGAATCCGTGTTCGTGGTAGCGATGCAACAAGAGTTAATGTCACTATCAACGGAATTCCTTATAATGATTCCGAAAGCCATGGAACGTATTGGGTAAATATGCCGGATTTTGCCTCTTCGGTGGAGAGTCTGCAATTGCAGCGTGGTGTAGGAACTTCAACAAATGGAGCAGGTGCTTTTGGGGCGAGTTTAAACATGTTGACGGATTCCTATTCTGATAAACCATCTGGAGAAATTTCTAATTCATTTGGAAGTTTTAATACTCAAAAGCATACCGTAAAATTTAGCACAGGATTGATGAATGACCATTTTGAAATTGCAGGTCGTTTGTCAGCATTAAAATCAGATGGTTATGTAGATAGAGGTGCTTCTGACTTGAAATCGTATTTTCTACAAGGAACTTATGTAGGGAAAACTACTTTAATTAAAGCGTTGGCTTTTGGTGGAAAAGAAAAAACCTACCAATCTTGGAACGGAATTGACGAAGCAACTTTAAACAGTGACAGAACGTTTAATTCCTCTGGAATTTTTACGGATGAGTTAGGTAATGTAAGATATTATAATAACGAAACGGATAATTATCAACAAGATCATTATCAATTACATTGGAACGAAAAAGTATCTAGTAATTGGAGTACTAATTTAGCTTTTCATTATACTAAAGGAAAAGGATATTATGAAAATTATAAAGAAGACGCTAATTTTTCTGACTATGGATTGCAGCCAGTAGGCGTTTTAACAACAACGGATTTAATTCGTCAAAAATGGTTGGATAATGATTTCTATGGAACTACATTTTCTGCAAATTATGCAACTGAAAAGCTTGATGTTATTTTTGGCGGTGGTTACAATAAATATGAAGGCAGTCATTTTGGAAAAGTAATTTGGGCTCGTTATGCCTCTCAAAGTGAGTTGGGAGATCATTATTATGATGATTTTGCAACTAAAACAGATGGTAATGTTTTTGCAAAAGCAAACTATCAAATAACGGACGGAATAAGTTTATTTGGAGATTTGCAACTTAGAAATGTACATTATAAAGCAGATAGTTATGAAACTGGTTCCGTAAATGATAATTTTAATTTTTTCAACCCAAAGGCGGGATTGAATTTTGACATCAATAGTAAAAACAAGCTTTATTTTTCCTATGCAAGAGCTAATCGGGAACCAAACAGAACGGATTATGAAGGCGGAAATGCTAAGCCAGAAAAGTTGAATGACTTTGAATTAGGTTGGAGATATGCTTCTGACAAAGTGAAATTTAATTCGAACGTATATTATATGGCCTACAAAGACCAGTTGATATTAACTGGAAAATTAGATGATGTAGGAAGTCCAATTCGATCTAATAGCGAAAAAAGTTACCGTTTAGGACTTGAAGTTGATGCTACAATCGCGGTATCGGAACAATTTATCATTCGCCCTAATTTTACCTTGAGTGCTAATAAAAATATTGATTTAGCGGTTGAAGGGGAGAATTACGGAACTACTGATATTGCTTATTCACCATCTGTAATTGTTGGAAATATTTTGGTTTATAAACCTATAGAAAATTTTCAGATCTCTTGGATGCAAAAATTTGTAGGAAAACAATACATGAATAATATCGAATTACCGGCTGCAAAGTTGGCAGATTATTTCGTGAACGATTTGAATATAGCTTATGAAATCAAACCAAAATCAGTTTTTAAATCAATTATTGTGACTGGTTTGATAAATAATGTTTTAGACAAGAAATATGTTTCCAATGGGTATATGTGGGATGTTTATCCCTACTATTATCCACAAGCCGGAATTAACTTTTTGGTTGGATTAACGCTGAAGTTTTAG
- the greA gene encoding transcription elongation factor GreA: protein MSTVSYYTAEGLKKLREELDYLKSVMRPKASADIAEARDKGDLSENAEYDAAKEAQGMLEMRIAKLEEVHSNARLIDETHLDLSKVLVLSNVKIKNQTNGMEMKYTLVAESEADLKTGKISVTSPIGKGLLGKSVGQFAEITVPNGVLKFEILEISRD from the coding sequence ATGAGCACAGTATCTTATTACACCGCGGAAGGATTAAAGAAGTTAAGAGAAGAATTAGATTATTTGAAAAGTGTAATGCGTCCAAAAGCATCTGCAGATATAGCTGAAGCAAGAGACAAAGGAGATTTGTCTGAGAATGCAGAATATGATGCAGCCAAAGAAGCGCAAGGAATGCTTGAAATGAGAATTGCAAAACTGGAAGAAGTACATTCTAACGCTAGATTAATAGATGAAACGCATCTAGATCTTTCTAAAGTATTGGTTTTGTCGAACGTAAAAATCAAAAACCAAACCAATGGAATGGAAATGAAATATACTTTGGTTGCTGAAAGTGAAGCAGATTTAAAAACTGGAAAAATCTCTGTAACTTCTCCAATTGGCAAAGGATTACTAGGAAAATCAGTTGGTCAGTTTGCTGAAATTACGGTTCCTAATGGTGTTTTGAAGTTTGAGATTTTAGAAATTTCACGCGACTAA
- a CDS encoding HIT family protein: MSSIFTKIINGEIPCYKIAEDENFIAFLDVNPNAKGHTLCIPKQEIDKIFEIEDELYIGLMQFSKKIAIALEKTVQCKRIGMAVIGLEVPHAHVHLIPLNEMDEMRFQNKVSMSKEEFEALAIHIKANL, from the coding sequence ATGTCAAGTATTTTTACAAAAATCATAAACGGAGAAATCCCTTGTTATAAAATTGCTGAGGATGAAAATTTTATCGCTTTTTTGGACGTAAATCCAAATGCAAAAGGACATACGCTTTGTATTCCAAAACAGGAAATTGATAAGATTTTTGAGATTGAAGATGAGTTGTATATCGGGCTTATGCAGTTCTCAAAAAAGATAGCCATTGCATTAGAGAAAACGGTTCAGTGTAAAAGAATTGGAATGGCTGTTATAGGTCTTGAAGTTCCTCATGCTCATGTTCATTTGATACCATTGAATGAAATGGATGAAATGCGTTTTCAAAATAAGGTTTCAATGTCTAAAGAGGAATTTGAAGCATTGGCAATACATATAAAAGCCAATTTATAA